A section of the Kribbella sp. HUAS MG21 genome encodes:
- a CDS encoding extracellular solute-binding protein, producing MQLQRKLIAAPVAAAVLALMAACGAPTPSKPAADTGGDVPDKPAKAVSLNILDVAGNLQLTQPMIDDFVKQHPDVVSKVTYSKGPAPELAGKIKAQQNANRVDIDLVLTGTDGLAAGREQGLWLDLLTKYSDRLPGMKDYLPPAQKMQELGGKEGVTVTYYPSGPLLEYMPSKVPAPPKTAADLLAYAKANKGKVMYARPANSGPGRTFLMGLPYILGDKDPKDPVNGWDKTWAYLKELNQYVDFYPSGTSDTMKALANGSANIIASTTGWDINPRVLGTVPKEAAITPIQGFHWVTDAHYAVVPKGVSTDKQAAILQLLQFMLTPEQQAKAFDKGYFYPGPAIKGVELAQAPQESKDAIMEYGRPEYDKLIADNPTEVPLDAKALVAAFDKWDREVGGSKVKKS from the coding sequence ATGCAACTGCAGCGGAAGTTGATCGCGGCCCCGGTGGCCGCTGCCGTGCTGGCCCTCATGGCCGCGTGCGGCGCCCCGACGCCGAGCAAACCGGCCGCCGACACCGGTGGCGACGTACCGGACAAGCCGGCCAAGGCGGTGAGCCTGAACATCCTCGACGTGGCCGGCAACCTGCAGCTCACCCAGCCGATGATCGACGACTTCGTCAAGCAGCACCCGGACGTGGTCTCGAAGGTCACGTACTCGAAGGGCCCGGCGCCCGAGCTGGCCGGCAAGATCAAGGCCCAGCAGAACGCGAACCGGGTCGACATCGACCTGGTACTCACCGGGACCGACGGTCTCGCCGCCGGCCGCGAGCAGGGCCTCTGGCTCGACCTACTGACGAAGTACTCCGACCGCCTGCCCGGGATGAAGGACTACCTGCCGCCCGCGCAGAAGATGCAGGAGCTCGGCGGCAAGGAAGGTGTGACGGTCACCTACTACCCGTCCGGCCCGCTGCTCGAGTACATGCCGTCGAAGGTCCCGGCGCCGCCGAAGACCGCGGCGGACCTGCTCGCCTACGCGAAGGCGAACAAGGGCAAGGTGATGTACGCGCGGCCCGCGAACTCCGGGCCCGGGCGCACGTTCCTGATGGGCCTGCCGTACATCCTCGGCGACAAGGACCCGAAGGACCCGGTGAACGGCTGGGACAAGACCTGGGCGTACCTGAAGGAGCTCAACCAGTACGTCGACTTCTACCCGTCCGGGACCTCCGACACGATGAAGGCGCTCGCGAACGGTTCGGCCAACATCATCGCGAGTACGACGGGCTGGGACATCAACCCGCGGGTGCTCGGCACGGTCCCGAAGGAGGCCGCGATCACGCCGATCCAGGGCTTCCACTGGGTGACCGACGCGCACTACGCCGTCGTACCGAAGGGTGTGTCGACCGACAAGCAGGCGGCGATCCTGCAGTTGCTGCAGTTCATGCTGACGCCGGAGCAGCAGGCGAAGGCGTTCGACAAGGGCTACTTCTACCCGGGGCCGGCGATCAAGGGCGTCGAGCTGGCGCAGGCGCCGCAGGAGAGCAAGGACGCGATCATGGAGTACGGGCGTCCGGAGTACGACAAACTGATTGCCGACAATCCTACGGAGGTGCCGCTGGACGCGAAGGCGCTGGTGGCCGCCTTCGACAAGTGGGACCGCGAGGTCGGCGGCAGCAAGGTGAAGAAGTCGTGA
- a CDS encoding ABC transporter ATP-binding protein has translation MTSPNSSFQQLRLDGVTRRFGTADALAGLDLTIERGEFIALLGPSGCGKSTALNCLAGLLPLTAGSIWQDDRRIDTLPPEKRGFGMVFQNYALFPHLTVRDNIAFGLRMRNVPKADVQRRTAEAIEMVQLAEHASKLPGQLSGGQQQRVAIARATVLEPSLVLMDEPLSNLDAKLRLEMRTEIRRLHQSLGLTTVYVTHDQEEALSMADRLVVMRQGRVQQIGTPEQVHTKPATWHVADFMGYRNLLPLKASQLNGDQVTLDLGGTAIRGAAQGAVAQGDDVIAAVRPEDVRIGDEGMKGVVEVVEYQGRERAVEVVVDGDVRLHLRTEQRVEPGEQVALSVAPGRLLVYPS, from the coding sequence GTGACCTCGCCGAACTCGAGCTTCCAGCAGCTCCGGCTCGACGGTGTGACCCGCCGCTTCGGTACGGCGGACGCGCTGGCCGGCCTGGACCTGACGATCGAGCGGGGCGAGTTCATCGCGCTGCTCGGCCCGTCCGGTTGCGGCAAGTCGACCGCGCTGAACTGCCTGGCCGGCCTGCTGCCGCTGACCGCGGGCTCGATCTGGCAGGACGACCGGCGGATCGACACGCTGCCGCCGGAGAAGCGCGGCTTCGGCATGGTGTTCCAGAACTACGCGCTCTTCCCGCATCTGACGGTTCGCGACAACATCGCCTTCGGGCTGCGGATGCGCAACGTGCCGAAAGCCGACGTGCAGCGCCGGACCGCCGAGGCGATCGAGATGGTGCAGCTGGCCGAGCACGCGAGCAAGCTGCCCGGCCAGCTGTCCGGCGGCCAGCAGCAACGGGTGGCGATCGCCCGCGCGACCGTGCTCGAACCGTCGCTGGTGCTGATGGACGAGCCGCTGAGCAACCTGGACGCCAAGCTCCGCCTGGAGATGCGGACCGAGATCCGCCGCCTGCACCAGTCGCTCGGGCTGACGACCGTGTACGTCACGCACGACCAGGAGGAGGCGCTCAGCATGGCCGACCGCCTGGTCGTGATGCGGCAGGGCAGGGTCCAGCAGATCGGCACGCCCGAGCAGGTGCACACCAAGCCCGCCACCTGGCACGTCGCCGACTTCATGGGCTACCGCAACCTGCTGCCCCTGAAGGCGTCCCAGCTGAACGGCGACCAGGTGACGCTGGACCTCGGCGGTACGGCGATCCGCGGCGCGGCGCAAGGTGCCGTTGCCCAAGGCGACGATGTGATCGCGGCCGTGCGGCCGGAGGACGTCAGGATCGGTGACGAGGGGATGAAGGGCGTCGTCGAGGTCGTCGAGTACCAGGGCCGCGAGCGTGCGGTCGAGGTGGTCGTCGACGGCGACGTCCGGCTGCACCTGCGCACCGAGCAGCGGGTCGAGCCGGGCGAGCAGGTGGCCCTGTCAGTGGCGCCCGGACGGCTCCTGGTGTACCCGTCATGA
- a CDS encoding LacI family DNA-binding transcriptional regulator has product MTVAATIRDVARLAGVSPSTVSRALSVPGMVNAATRARVAAAVEQLGYEPNRAARGLITGRTGTIGLVVPDLANPFFASLAKGVQARARRHDVAVFVADTDEDPAAEGGLVRTLSKQVDGIVLCSPRASDEELQAIAQDTTVVLVNRTVPGLPGITYDNEDGMRQAVAHLVALGHRRIAWVGGPATSWSTRHRGLGLRNAVEVLHAELAPVGNFAPTYEGGMAAADQVVATGATAVVAYNDLVAIGLLARLHSRGISVPGDLSVVGVDDIAMSRMARPALTTVRLPKQETGRLAVELLLALLDDPDAAPAGVQGALHGELIVRDSSGPAPQN; this is encoded by the coding sequence ATGACTGTGGCGGCGACGATCCGGGATGTGGCGCGGCTGGCCGGTGTGTCGCCGTCGACGGTGTCCCGGGCGCTCTCGGTGCCGGGGATGGTCAACGCGGCGACCCGCGCCCGGGTGGCGGCGGCCGTCGAGCAGCTCGGGTACGAGCCGAACCGGGCCGCCCGCGGACTGATCACCGGACGCACCGGCACGATCGGCCTGGTCGTGCCGGATCTGGCCAACCCGTTCTTCGCCAGCCTCGCGAAGGGTGTCCAGGCGCGTGCCCGCCGGCACGACGTCGCCGTCTTCGTCGCGGACACCGACGAGGACCCGGCGGCCGAGGGCGGGCTGGTGCGCACCTTGTCCAAGCAGGTCGACGGCATCGTGCTCTGCTCGCCGCGGGCGAGCGACGAGGAGCTGCAGGCGATCGCGCAGGACACCACCGTGGTCCTCGTCAACCGCACTGTCCCGGGCCTGCCCGGCATCACGTACGACAACGAGGACGGGATGCGTCAGGCCGTCGCGCATCTCGTTGCCCTCGGCCACCGCCGGATCGCCTGGGTCGGCGGTCCTGCCACCTCCTGGTCGACCCGGCACCGCGGGCTCGGCCTGCGCAACGCCGTCGAGGTACTGCACGCCGAGCTGGCGCCGGTCGGCAACTTCGCGCCGACGTACGAGGGCGGTATGGCCGCGGCCGACCAGGTCGTCGCGACCGGTGCGACCGCCGTGGTGGCGTACAACGACCTGGTCGCGATCGGGCTGCTGGCCCGGCTGCACAGTCGTGGGATCTCGGTCCCTGGCGACCTGAGCGTGGTCGGCGTGGACGACATCGCGATGTCCAGGATGGCCCGGCCGGCGCTGACGACGGTCCGGCTGCCGAAACAGGAGACCGGCCGGCTCGCCGTCGAGCTGCTGCTGGCCCTGCTCGACGACCCGGACGCGGCGCCGGCCGGCGTCCAAGGAGCACTGCACGGGGAACTGATCGTCCGGGATTCGTCCGGACCAGCACCACAGAATTGA
- the uxaC gene encoding glucuronate isomerase yields MPKALQPHPDRALPAGPARDVARRIHASTKDLPLLCLHGHVDISLFATDAPFGDPAELLVVPDHYVTRMLISQGVAPDKLGIPRRDGKQTAEPREIWREFCANWHLFLGTPSRYWLEHEFAEVLGLTVQPSAETADELYDQIAARIAEPEFRPRALLDRFNIELISTTDAATDDLAQHAKVAADLPGRVVPTFRPDAVAHVDRDGWPALIAQLGALADVDTSTYDGFLQALRQRRQAFVAAGARATDHGHLSAAAVPLTDAEAARIYAGALKGDVTAADAAAFAGHMLYQSAVMSAEDGLVMQLHPGVLRDHDPAIFATYGPDKGHDIPVAAEFTRSLQPLLERFGHADGFRLVLFTVDETVYSRELAPLAGVYPAVRLGAPWWFLDSPDGMRRFRELVTETAGFYNTSGFVDDTRAYLSIPARHDLARRIDAGYLANLVVQHRIDEDDALQVAKALAYDLARDTYLS; encoded by the coding sequence ATGCCGAAGGCCCTGCAGCCTCATCCGGACCGAGCCCTGCCGGCCGGACCCGCGCGCGACGTCGCGCGCCGGATCCACGCCTCGACGAAGGACCTGCCGCTGCTGTGCCTGCACGGACACGTCGACATCAGCCTGTTCGCCACCGACGCGCCGTTCGGCGACCCGGCCGAGCTGCTGGTCGTCCCGGACCACTACGTGACCCGGATGCTGATCTCCCAGGGCGTCGCCCCCGACAAGCTCGGGATCCCCCGCCGGGACGGCAAGCAGACAGCCGAGCCGCGCGAGATCTGGCGGGAGTTCTGCGCCAACTGGCACCTGTTCCTCGGTACGCCGAGCCGGTACTGGCTGGAGCACGAGTTCGCCGAGGTGCTCGGCCTGACCGTGCAGCCGTCCGCCGAGACCGCCGACGAGCTCTACGACCAGATCGCCGCGCGGATCGCGGAGCCCGAGTTCCGCCCGCGTGCGCTGCTCGACCGCTTCAACATCGAGCTGATCTCCACCACCGACGCCGCCACCGACGACCTCGCCCAGCACGCGAAGGTCGCGGCGGACCTCCCCGGCCGCGTGGTCCCGACGTTCCGCCCGGACGCCGTGGCCCACGTCGACCGCGACGGCTGGCCCGCACTGATCGCGCAGCTCGGCGCGCTGGCCGACGTCGACACCTCGACGTACGACGGGTTCCTGCAGGCGCTGCGGCAGCGGCGGCAGGCGTTCGTCGCGGCGGGCGCGCGCGCCACCGACCACGGTCACCTGAGCGCGGCCGCCGTACCGCTGACCGACGCTGAGGCCGCGCGGATCTACGCCGGCGCGTTGAAGGGCGACGTGACCGCCGCGGACGCCGCCGCGTTCGCGGGCCACATGCTGTACCAGTCCGCGGTGATGTCGGCCGAGGACGGACTCGTCATGCAGCTGCACCCCGGCGTACTGCGCGACCACGACCCCGCGATCTTCGCGACGTACGGGCCGGACAAGGGGCACGACATCCCGGTGGCGGCCGAGTTCACGCGCTCGCTGCAGCCGCTGCTCGAGCGGTTCGGGCACGCGGACGGCTTCCGGCTCGTGCTGTTCACCGTCGACGAGACCGTGTACTCACGGGAGCTGGCGCCGCTGGCCGGCGTCTATCCCGCCGTACGGCTCGGTGCGCCGTGGTGGTTTCTGGACAGCCCTGACGGGATGCGGCGGTTCCGCGAGCTCGTCACGGAGACCGCGGGGTTCTACAACACGAGCGGTTTCGTCGACGACACCCGCGCGTACCTGTCGATCCCGGCACGGCACGACCTCGCCCGCCGGATCGACGCCGGCTACCTGGCCAACCTCGTCGTACAACACCGCATCGACGAGGACGACGCCCTCCAGGTCGCGAAGGCGCTGGCCTACGACCTCGCCCGCGACACGTACCTGAGCTGA
- a CDS encoding O-antigen ligase family protein, with protein sequence MPARSATRLAPAVPGTVEGESERPAWFWLLLWCLFVLGVQPWSSRVAAPQGTTGSTNSIAKGLLLGAVFLVALAATKPGFRTRVNPASWLYVMYVLFACATAFLLAEPMGPLTRLARFLIGLLLIFLLWRPLVQVPERLVRAHLWAHLLLAATVVLSLAYAPSEAWRPLRTLGAGYRLQGVIIPMLPPRVGEVGAILLGLALIGLVCRKIATLPAVTLIGLGGVLIAASRTRTSAAALAFGLVVALIITRKTWTGRILSFAVPGLIGLAFLTIGSLHTWLLRGQGTQQITSLSGRTTSWQAVLDEKVSLQTAIIGHGLGNKRVLLRRGEGDIDVMAIDNSWLGLYWETGLLAVTIVGVAVIIAWVSVLRAPTPYIRACGALLLGYVTAASLNESGLSDLSSMTVHLLVAAAICDADRLRQRTNERTNETADQKRDIRRRRGWPGRSAAADRPPSRAQWFRLGSPSRGTWLSPRHQNPRLDVLGAPRFSGMGAGGVRVAVSWGWSSSWSLSPGRSPFVAIRARSGTCRRTRSGPGCR encoded by the coding sequence GTGCCCGCGAGGTCGGCGACCCGCTTGGCCCCGGCGGTGCCGGGGACGGTCGAGGGCGAGAGCGAGCGGCCGGCGTGGTTCTGGCTGCTGCTCTGGTGCCTGTTCGTGCTGGGCGTCCAGCCGTGGTCGTCGCGGGTGGCGGCACCGCAGGGTACGACGGGATCCACGAACAGCATCGCGAAAGGGCTGCTGCTCGGCGCGGTGTTCCTGGTGGCGCTGGCGGCGACGAAGCCCGGGTTCCGGACCCGGGTGAATCCGGCCAGCTGGCTCTACGTCATGTACGTGCTGTTCGCCTGCGCGACCGCGTTCCTGCTCGCCGAACCGATGGGGCCGCTGACCCGGCTGGCGCGGTTCCTGATCGGGCTGCTGCTGATCTTCCTGCTCTGGCGGCCGCTGGTGCAGGTGCCGGAGCGGCTGGTCCGCGCGCACCTCTGGGCGCATCTGTTGCTGGCAGCAACCGTCGTACTGAGTCTGGCCTACGCGCCGTCGGAGGCGTGGCGGCCGCTGCGCACGCTCGGCGCCGGGTACCGGCTGCAGGGCGTCATCATCCCGATGCTGCCACCGCGCGTCGGCGAGGTCGGCGCGATCCTGCTCGGGCTCGCGCTGATCGGCCTGGTCTGCCGGAAGATCGCCACGCTGCCGGCGGTGACGCTGATCGGGCTGGGCGGCGTGCTGATCGCGGCGAGCCGGACGCGTACCTCCGCGGCGGCGCTCGCGTTCGGGCTGGTGGTGGCGCTGATCATCACCCGCAAGACGTGGACGGGCCGGATCCTGAGTTTCGCGGTGCCGGGGCTGATCGGGCTGGCGTTCCTGACGATCGGTTCGCTGCACACCTGGTTGCTGCGCGGCCAGGGAACGCAGCAGATCACCTCGCTGAGTGGCCGTACGACGAGCTGGCAGGCCGTGCTCGACGAGAAGGTGTCCCTCCAGACCGCGATCATCGGCCACGGCCTCGGCAACAAGCGGGTCCTGCTCCGCCGCGGCGAAGGCGACATCGACGTGATGGCAATCGACAACAGCTGGCTAGGCCTCTACTGGGAAACCGGCCTGCTGGCCGTCACGATCGTCGGCGTCGCGGTGATCATCGCGTGGGTATCGGTACTCCGCGCCCCCACCCCCTACATCCGCGCCTGCGGCGCCCTACTCCTGGGCTACGTAACAGCCGCCTCCCTGAACGAAAGCGGCCTCTCCGACCTGTCCTCAATGACAGTCCACCTCCTGGTAGCCGCCGCAATCTGCGACGCCGACCGCCTGCGCCAGCGAACGAACGAACGAACGAACGAGACGGCCGATCAGAAGAGGGACATAAGAAGGAGGCGTGGCTGGCCCGGGCGATCGGCCGCAGCCGACCGGCCGCCGAGTCGTGCACAATGGTTCCGGCTCGGTTCGCCCAGTCGTGGAACATGGCTGTCCCCGCGCCACCAGAATCCACGACTCGACGTACTCGGAGCGCCGAGGTTCTCGGGAATGGGAGCGGGGGGAGTGCGCGTGGCTGTCTCGTGGGGCTGGTCTTCTAGCTGGTCACTGAGTCCTGGTCGAAGCCCTTTTGTTGCCATTCGGGCCAGGTCAGGGACTTGCCGCCGTACGCGAAGCGGTCCTGGCTGCCGGTGA
- a CDS encoding Wzz/FepE/Etk N-terminal domain-containing protein produces MEPGTVVWRETAQSLLRQKWLIIGCILLGVLGASVFALSQTERWTASSQLVIGPAVPPALVGKLSDGADKTGPLGMDLPAETQARVMASPTLLAAVVKQLGGPNDAKTVQELASVTRVKAVTDNAYLVTTDGPTAQKAVDRANAIAAIYLKQRNDEAKALLTNLAEQAQARSKTATQQSRSLVSQIDEAVGRGDNQTAAALRDQRVGLATEARQAADDAAAMLKALSTVGSGSQLVTPATTDTATSSPMVARDILVGGILGLVLGFGLALLRSHLTPYILTRDQAARAATAPVIAASEGHRRRIWQRSAPELPQYEITALGAEASGALARRELNPRAIAGGGPGALLVVSASPTPNSAGIALAMAEANARDGRETLLVLADIEGPPVLPHLTGHEGLTDLVNEPAATRAIRARKLFRPGTVADLYVLPPGLNHEETAEAVGPSLVPGIVADLPPGYSVVIHGPASVGRHGITPLAAAVDASVLVVQVGLDKEMDVARLTGALQFAGAPVLGVVLIGAATQDETLGIPLNYKPLD; encoded by the coding sequence ATGGAACCGGGCACCGTGGTCTGGCGGGAGACCGCTCAGTCACTGCTGCGCCAGAAGTGGCTGATCATCGGCTGCATCCTGCTCGGTGTGCTCGGCGCCTCCGTGTTCGCGCTCTCCCAGACCGAGCGCTGGACCGCCTCGAGCCAGCTGGTGATCGGTCCCGCGGTCCCGCCGGCCCTGGTCGGGAAGCTGTCCGACGGCGCGGACAAGACCGGTCCGCTCGGCATGGACCTGCCCGCCGAGACCCAGGCCCGGGTGATGGCCAGCCCGACGCTGCTGGCCGCCGTGGTGAAGCAGCTCGGCGGGCCGAACGACGCCAAGACCGTCCAGGAGCTGGCGTCCGTGACCCGGGTGAAGGCGGTCACCGACAACGCGTACCTGGTCACCACCGACGGCCCGACCGCGCAGAAGGCGGTCGACCGGGCGAACGCGATCGCCGCGATCTACCTCAAGCAGCGCAACGACGAGGCCAAGGCGCTGCTCACCAACCTCGCTGAGCAGGCGCAGGCCCGCTCGAAGACGGCCACCCAGCAGTCCCGCAGCCTGGTCAGCCAGATCGACGAGGCCGTCGGCCGCGGCGACAACCAGACCGCGGCCGCGCTGCGTGACCAGCGCGTCGGCCTGGCGACCGAGGCGCGGCAGGCCGCAGACGACGCGGCCGCGATGCTCAAGGCACTGTCGACCGTCGGCTCGGGCAGCCAGCTCGTCACGCCGGCGACGACCGACACGGCCACCTCGTCGCCGATGGTTGCCCGTGACATCCTCGTCGGCGGGATCCTCGGCCTCGTCCTCGGGTTCGGGCTCGCGCTGCTGCGGTCGCACCTGACGCCGTACATCCTGACCCGCGACCAGGCGGCGCGGGCCGCGACGGCGCCGGTGATCGCGGCGTCCGAGGGGCATCGCCGGCGGATCTGGCAGCGGTCGGCCCCGGAGCTCCCGCAGTACGAGATCACCGCGCTCGGCGCGGAGGCCAGCGGCGCGCTGGCCCGGCGCGAGCTGAACCCGCGCGCCATCGCCGGCGGCGGCCCGGGCGCGCTGCTGGTGGTGTCGGCGTCGCCGACCCCGAACTCCGCGGGCATCGCGCTGGCGATGGCCGAGGCGAACGCCCGCGACGGCCGCGAGACCCTGCTGGTGCTGGCGGACATCGAGGGTCCGCCGGTCCTCCCGCACCTCACCGGCCACGAAGGACTGACCGACCTGGTGAACGAGCCGGCCGCGACGCGGGCGATCCGGGCCCGGAAGCTGTTCCGGCCGGGGACCGTCGCGGACCTGTACGTGCTGCCGCCCGGCCTGAACCACGAGGAGACCGCCGAAGCGGTCGGCCCCTCGCTGGTGCCGGGCATCGTCGCGGACCTGCCGCCGGGGTACTCCGTCGTCATCCACGGCCCGGCCTCCGTCGGCCGGCACGGCATCACGCCGCTCGCCGCCGCCGTCGACGCGTCGGTGCTGGTCGTCCAGGTCGGTCTCGACAAGGAGATGGACGTGGCGCGGCTGACCGGCGCGTTGCAGTTCGCGGGCGCTCCGGTGCTGGGCGTCGTACTGATCGGCGCCGCGACACAGGACGAGACGCTCGGCATCCCGCTGAACTACAAGCCGCTGGACTGA
- a CDS encoding right-handed parallel beta-helix repeat-containing protein, with protein sequence MLSGAVRLTGWRRTGGGWVVEGVLPEDYPLKGQCEDNKTKPCQRGEQLFADGKHLTRVMSLAELKPGTFYGDYRTNTVYVGDDPTGHVIEMSRTQTAIDKSAENVTVTGLTVERFASRPQAGALQVGPGWKVTANEVRWNHAVGIMVIEGDRAQLSRNTVTDNGQLGIGQYKSAGVRITANLVTRNNTDGFWIADWESGGIKSTRSSGEVSGNDIVANRGIGMWSDIAEYDRRITGNRIRDNAADGIRYEISYAGVIDQNVVERNGFGTGRGSGGSLWDGGGINVNTSTDVQVRGNLIKDNRNALSIQSRTRGDGPRGTYVLRNVLVEGNLVVMTDASSTLGVVENKRSPAQPGAITFRRNSYQVTGSQDRFAYGGKSLTWPEWQQKGFDQDSVTS encoded by the coding sequence GTGTTGAGCGGAGCTGTGCGGCTGACCGGTTGGCGGCGTACCGGCGGCGGCTGGGTGGTGGAAGGCGTCCTCCCGGAGGACTACCCGCTCAAGGGGCAGTGCGAGGACAACAAGACCAAGCCCTGTCAACGAGGCGAACAGCTGTTTGCCGACGGCAAGCACCTGACCCGCGTGATGAGCCTGGCCGAGCTGAAACCCGGCACCTTCTACGGCGACTACCGGACCAACACCGTGTACGTCGGCGACGACCCGACCGGCCACGTGATCGAGATGTCCCGCACGCAGACCGCGATCGACAAGTCGGCGGAAAACGTCACCGTGACCGGCCTGACGGTCGAGCGTTTCGCCAGCCGCCCGCAGGCCGGCGCGCTGCAGGTCGGCCCCGGCTGGAAGGTGACCGCCAACGAGGTCCGCTGGAACCACGCCGTCGGGATCATGGTGATCGAGGGAGACCGCGCCCAGCTCAGCCGCAACACGGTCACCGACAACGGCCAGCTCGGCATCGGCCAGTACAAGTCGGCCGGCGTCCGGATCACCGCGAACCTGGTCACCCGCAACAACACCGACGGCTTCTGGATCGCGGACTGGGAGTCCGGCGGCATCAAGTCCACCCGGTCCTCGGGCGAGGTCAGCGGCAACGACATCGTCGCGAACCGGGGCATCGGGATGTGGAGCGACATCGCGGAGTACGACCGCCGGATCACCGGCAACCGGATCCGCGACAACGCCGCCGACGGCATCCGGTACGAGATCAGTTACGCCGGGGTGATCGACCAGAACGTCGTCGAGCGCAACGGGTTCGGCACTGGCCGCGGTTCGGGCGGCTCGCTGTGGGACGGCGGCGGCATCAACGTCAACACGTCGACCGACGTACAGGTCCGCGGGAACCTGATCAAGGACAACCGCAACGCCCTCTCGATCCAGTCCCGCACCCGCGGCGACGGCCCGCGCGGCACGTACGTCCTGCGCAACGTCCTCGTCGAGGGCAACCTCGTCGTGATGACCGACGCCTCCTCAACGCTTGGCGTCGTAGAGAACAAGCGCTCCCCCGCGCAACCCGGCGCAATCACCTTCCGCCGCAACAGCTACCAGGTCACCGGCAGCCAGGACCGCTTCGCGTACGGCGGCAAGTCCCTGACCTGGCCCGAATGGCAACAAAAGGGCTTCGACCAGGACTCAGTGACCAGCTAG